A region from the Onthophagus taurus isolate NC chromosome 8, IU_Otau_3.0, whole genome shotgun sequence genome encodes:
- the LOC111414259 gene encoding homeobox protein Nkx-6.3-like: MFKFESAMTDSPEKEEKLHAIGVSSEPDGDGDVRSKDDACRTLTWHEHVYKKLTNKPTPHYIENILGLQSKTTCQGEDNCRKTVSLTETPQDDSTEPKEEVNEPLNLSIKTDAPATKRTKSCNKDVTRKRKKARDLECKTPVSCITPDSIAEDADVKCKKKKARTTFTGRQIFELEKQFELKKYLSSSERSEMAKLLNVTETQVKIWFQNRRTKWKKIDNISNAEAAEHKNHGPKDAKEELPPSKLRNYPKHISQSSNSSIESDSKSIASIAADSSVGVKSFKDILQQSDHLPLSPDSHFREQMDTAKDVLLNLSFNVQENS, from the exons atgtttaaatttgaaagTGCGATGACAGATAGTCCGGAAAAGGAGGAAAAGCTTCACGCAATTGGCGTGTCGAGCGAACCGGACGGTGACGGTGACGTGCGGTCGAAAGACGACGCGTGCAGGACGCTAACGTGGCACGAGCACGTGTACAAGAAGTTGACAAACAAGCCAACCCCTcattatatagaaaatatactCGGTCTTCAATCGAAAACAACGTGTCAGGGTGAAGATAACTGCAGGAAAACCGTATCATTGACTGAAACGCCGCAGGACGATTCGACTGAGCCGAAGGAAGAAGTAAATGAGCCacttaatttatcaataaaaacagATGCACCCGCTActaaaagaacaaaaagttgtaataaag ATGTTActaggaaaagaaaaaaagcaaGAGATTTGGAGTGCAAAACTCCCGTTTCTTGTATCACACCAGACAGTATTGCTGAAGATGCGGACGTAAagtgtaaaaagaaaaaagcgAGAACTACGTTTACTGGCCGACAAATTTTCGAACTTGAAAAACAATTCGAATTAAAGAAATATCTTAGTAGCAGTGAACGGTCGGAGATGGCAAAATTATTGAATGTCACAGAAACTCAG GTAAAAATATGGTTTCAAAATCGACGAACAAAATGGAagaaaatagataatatttcGAATGCTGAAGCGGCAGAGCACAAGAACCACGGTCCGAAGGATGCGAAAGAGGAGTTACCGCCGTCGAAGCTTCGAAACTATCCAAAGCACATAAGCCAAAGTTCAAATTCGAGCATAGAAAGCGACTCAAAGAGCATAGCGTCGATAGCGGCCGACTCTTCGGTCGGTGTAAAGAGTTTCAAAGACATTCTGCAACAATCCGACCACTTGCCTCTTTCGCCGGACTCGCATTTCCGGGAGCAGATGGACACGGCCAAAGATGTCTTGCTAAACCTCTCCTTCAATGTTCAAGAGAATTCATAA
- the LOC139431006 gene encoding uncharacterized protein: MAWSGVHRAFVVEEYIRNRESVIATQRAFRNQFDVGRHGAVPDGRTIRRWVLHFRDTSSALKRKSTGRPRTVTTPENVNAVSVSVQQSPRRSARKHAAALGISDRSVRRILHKSLQMHPYKMMVVQELNERDFETRTDSCRDILQNIPRGAVFMSSDEAHFHLSGTVNKQNFRYWSVNNPQELHERPLHSPKVTVWCAISELGVWGPYFFEED; this comes from the coding sequence ATGGCTTGGAGCGGAGTGCATCGTGCGTTCGTTGTCGAGGAGTATATTAGAAATAGGGAATCTGTAATAGCGACGCAGCGTGCCTTCCGTAATCAGTTTGATGTTGGTCGACATGGCGCGGTTCCGGATGGAAGAACAATTCGTCGGTGGGTTTTACACTTCAGGGATACAAGTTCTGCGCTTAAACGAAAATCTACTGGCCGACCAAGGACAGTAACAACACCGGAAAATGTGAATGCAGTAAGCGTTTCCGTACAACAGTCTCCAAGGCGTTCAGCTCGTAAGCATGCAGCTGCTTTGGGAATTTCCGATAGAAGTGTTCGACGAATTTTACACAAGTCACTCCAAATGCATCCGTACAAAATGATGGTAGTGCAGGAATTAAATGAAAGAGATTTTGAAACCCGTACAGATTCATGCCGAGATATTCTTCAAAACATTCCCCGAGGCGCTGTATTCATGTCTAGCGATGAAGCTCACTTTCACCTATCGGGTACCGTAAATAAGCAAAATTTTCGTTATTGGTCGGTAAATAACCCACAGGAACTTCATGAGCGACCACTTCACAGTCCAAAGGTTACCGTCTGGTGTGCAATATCTGAGTTGGGCGTGTGGGGTCCTTACTTTTTTGAGGAAGATTGA